In Halobaculum rubrum, the following are encoded in one genomic region:
- a CDS encoding RPA family protein produces the protein MSQSVPSREVARRVFAAEYNDASYTFKESDDERAPLYLLLPTGERANRVFVVGTLTEKEDVGEDSEYWRGRIVDPTGTFFTYAGQYQPEAASALRELEPPAYVAVVGKPRTYETDDGNVNVSVRPESITTVDAATRDRWVAETAARTLDRIEAFDDEGNEYARMAREQYDLPVEEYRDAAVAALQSLDDADELEGEAPA, from the coding sequence ATGAGCCAGTCCGTTCCATCCCGAGAGGTCGCACGCCGCGTGTTCGCGGCCGAGTACAACGACGCCAGCTACACGTTCAAGGAGTCCGACGACGAGCGGGCCCCCCTGTACCTGCTGCTCCCGACGGGCGAGCGTGCCAACCGCGTGTTCGTCGTCGGCACCCTCACCGAGAAGGAGGACGTCGGCGAGGACAGCGAGTACTGGCGCGGGCGCATCGTCGACCCGACGGGGACGTTCTTCACCTACGCCGGGCAGTACCAGCCCGAGGCCGCCAGCGCCCTCCGGGAACTGGAGCCGCCCGCGTACGTCGCCGTCGTCGGCAAGCCACGGACCTACGAGACGGACGACGGCAACGTGAACGTCTCCGTGCGCCCCGAGTCGATCACGACCGTCGACGCCGCGACCCGCGATCGCTGGGTCGCCGAGACGGCCGCGCGGACGCTCGACCGCATCGAGGCGTTCGACGACGAGGGCAACGAGTACGCGCGGATGGCCCGCGAGCAGTACGACCTGCCCGTCGAGGAGTACCGCGACGCCGCCGTCGCGGCGCTGCAGTCGCTCGACGACGCCGACGAACTCGAGGGCGAGGCGCCCGCGTAA